The Populus alba chromosome 6, ASM523922v2, whole genome shotgun sequence genome contains a region encoding:
- the LOC118053083 gene encoding CDPK-related kinase 7 isoform X1: MGLCHGKPVELQQDQSKNNTLSIETDSTKPPNSHTRKNSNFPFYSPSPLSSLFKTSPAVSSVSSTPLRIFKRPFPPPSPAKHIRALLARRHGSAKPNEASIPEGSEIDIGLDKNFGFSKQFASHYELGEEVGRGHFGYTCSAKAKKGSLKGQNVAVKVIPKSKMTTVVAIEDVRREVKILRALTGHKNLVQFYDAYEDDDNVYAIMELCEGGELLDRILSRGGKYSEEDAKTVMVQILSVVAYCHLQGVVHRDLKPENFLFTTKEDNSTLKAIDFGLSDYVKPDERLNDIVGSAYYVAPEVLHRSYGTEADMWSIGVIAYILLCGSRPYWARTESGIFRAVLKADPSFDEAPWPSLSPEAIDFVKRLLNKDYRKRLTAAQALSHPWLANHHDIKIPLDMIVYKLAKAYIYSSSLRKSALRALAKTLTVAQLAFLREQFTLLGPSKNGFISMQNFKRAVIKHSTDAMKDSRVLDYVNMVMHNACSGFLPIFCLIVRTILSDLFTSRIDLEF, encoded by the exons ATGGGACTTTGTCATGGAAAACCCGTTGAGCTCCAACAAGACCAATCCAAAAACAACACGCTCTCCATTGAAACAGACTCAACAAAGCCACCAAATTCACACACTAGGAAGAACTCAAACTTCCCTTTTTACAGTCCAAGTCCATTATCTAGTCTCTTCAAGACTTCACCTGCTGTATCAAGTGTAAGCTCCACTCCTTTGAGGATTTTCAAGAGGCCTTTTCCACCTCCTTCCCCTGCAAAGCATATACGTGCATTGCTTGCAAGAAGGCATGGCTCTGCTAAGCCTAATGAAGCTTCAATTCCTGAAGGAAGTGAGATTGATATTGGTTTGGACAAGAATTTTGGGTTTTCTAAGCAGTTTGCAAGTCATTATGAGCTTGGTGAGGAAGTGGGGCGTGGACATTTTGGGTATACTTGCTCTGCGAAGGCGAAGAAAGGAAGCTTGAAAGGCCAGAATGTGGCAGTCAAAGTTATTCCAAAGTCTAAG ATGACCACTGTAGTTGCCATAGAGGATGTGAGACGAGAAGTGAAAATATTACGGGCTCTAACGGGACATAAGAACCTAGTGCAGTTCTACGATGCCTACGAAGACGACGACAATGTCTATGCTATAATGGA GTTGTGCGAAGGTGGCGAATTATTGGATAGGATACTCTCAAG GGGTGGAAAATACTCAGAAGAAGATGCAAAGACCGTTATGGTTCAGATATTAAGTGTGGTTGCCTACTGCCATCTCCAAGGTGTCGTTCATCGTGACCTGAAGCCTGAG AACTTTCTCTTTACCACCAAGGAGGATAATTCCACATTGAAAGCCATTGATTTTGGACTCTCTGACTATGTAAAGCCAG ATGAAAGGTTAAATGATATTGTGGGAAGTGCATATTATGTAGCTCCTGAAGTTCTACACAGATCATATGGAACCGAGGCAGACATGTGGAGTATTGGTGTGATTGCTTATATTCTTCTGTGTGGTAGCCGGCCCTATTGGGCCCGGACAGAATCTGGAATCTTTCGAGCTGTTTTGAAAGCAGATCCAAGCTTTGATGAAGCTCCCTGGCCTTCTTTATCTCCAGAAGCTATTGATTTTGTGAAGAGGCTGTTGAACAAGGACTATCGGAAGAGACTAACAGCTGCTCAGGCTCTGA GTCACCCATGGCTGGCTAATCATCATGACATAAAGATTCCACTGGATATGATTGTATACAAGCTCGCAAAAGcttatatatattcttcttcCCTACGAAAATCTGCTTTGAGG GCTCTGGCGAAGACGTTAACTGTTGCTCAGCTAGCTTTCCTACGGGAACAATTTACATTGTTAGGGCCAAGCAAAAATGGCTTCATTTCTATGCAGAACTTTAAAAGA GCTGTAATAAAGCACTCTACAGATGCCATGAAGGATTCCAGGGTCCTCGATTATGTTAACATGGTAATGCATAACGCCTGTTCTGGTTTCTTACCTATTTTTTGCTTAATTGTTCGTACCATTCTATCAGATTTATTTACTAGCAGAATTGATTTAGAGTTCTAG
- the LOC118053083 gene encoding CDPK-related kinase 7 isoform X2 produces the protein MGLCHGKPVELQQDQSKNNTLSIETDSTKPPNSHTRKNSNFPFYSPSPLSSLFKTSPAVSSVSSTPLRIFKRPFPPPSPAKHIRALLARRHGSAKPNEASIPEGSEIDIGLDKNFGFSKQFASHYELGEEVGRGHFGYTCSAKAKKGSLKGQNVAVKVIPKSKMTTVVAIEDVRREVKILRALTGHKNLVQFYDAYEDDDNVYAIMELCEGGELLDRILSRGGKYSEEDAKTVMVQILSVVAYCHLQGVVHRDLKPENFLFTTKEDNSTLKAIDFGLSDYVKPDERLNDIVGSAYYVAPEVLHRSYGTEADMWSIGVIAYILLCGSRPYWARTESGIFRAVLKADPSFDEAPWPSLSPEAIDFVKRLLNKDYRKRLTAAQALSHPWLANHHDIKIPLDMIVYKLAKAYIYSSSLRKSALRALAKTLTVAQLAFLREQFTLLGPSKNGFISMQNFKRAVIKHSTDAMKDSRVLDYVNMEMRHSDGKLTFLGFVKLLHGVSSRTFQKA, from the exons ATGGGACTTTGTCATGGAAAACCCGTTGAGCTCCAACAAGACCAATCCAAAAACAACACGCTCTCCATTGAAACAGACTCAACAAAGCCACCAAATTCACACACTAGGAAGAACTCAAACTTCCCTTTTTACAGTCCAAGTCCATTATCTAGTCTCTTCAAGACTTCACCTGCTGTATCAAGTGTAAGCTCCACTCCTTTGAGGATTTTCAAGAGGCCTTTTCCACCTCCTTCCCCTGCAAAGCATATACGTGCATTGCTTGCAAGAAGGCATGGCTCTGCTAAGCCTAATGAAGCTTCAATTCCTGAAGGAAGTGAGATTGATATTGGTTTGGACAAGAATTTTGGGTTTTCTAAGCAGTTTGCAAGTCATTATGAGCTTGGTGAGGAAGTGGGGCGTGGACATTTTGGGTATACTTGCTCTGCGAAGGCGAAGAAAGGAAGCTTGAAAGGCCAGAATGTGGCAGTCAAAGTTATTCCAAAGTCTAAG ATGACCACTGTAGTTGCCATAGAGGATGTGAGACGAGAAGTGAAAATATTACGGGCTCTAACGGGACATAAGAACCTAGTGCAGTTCTACGATGCCTACGAAGACGACGACAATGTCTATGCTATAATGGA GTTGTGCGAAGGTGGCGAATTATTGGATAGGATACTCTCAAG GGGTGGAAAATACTCAGAAGAAGATGCAAAGACCGTTATGGTTCAGATATTAAGTGTGGTTGCCTACTGCCATCTCCAAGGTGTCGTTCATCGTGACCTGAAGCCTGAG AACTTTCTCTTTACCACCAAGGAGGATAATTCCACATTGAAAGCCATTGATTTTGGACTCTCTGACTATGTAAAGCCAG ATGAAAGGTTAAATGATATTGTGGGAAGTGCATATTATGTAGCTCCTGAAGTTCTACACAGATCATATGGAACCGAGGCAGACATGTGGAGTATTGGTGTGATTGCTTATATTCTTCTGTGTGGTAGCCGGCCCTATTGGGCCCGGACAGAATCTGGAATCTTTCGAGCTGTTTTGAAAGCAGATCCAAGCTTTGATGAAGCTCCCTGGCCTTCTTTATCTCCAGAAGCTATTGATTTTGTGAAGAGGCTGTTGAACAAGGACTATCGGAAGAGACTAACAGCTGCTCAGGCTCTGA GTCACCCATGGCTGGCTAATCATCATGACATAAAGATTCCACTGGATATGATTGTATACAAGCTCGCAAAAGcttatatatattcttcttcCCTACGAAAATCTGCTTTGAGG GCTCTGGCGAAGACGTTAACTGTTGCTCAGCTAGCTTTCCTACGGGAACAATTTACATTGTTAGGGCCAAGCAAAAATGGCTTCATTTCTATGCAGAACTTTAAAAGA GCTGTAATAAAGCACTCTACAGATGCCATGAAGGATTCCAGGGTCCTCGATTATGTTAACATG GAGATGAGACATTCAGATGGTAAATTAACCTTCTTGGGGTTTGTCAAGCTTCTCCATGGAGTTTCTTCACGAACATTTCAGAAGGCTTGA
- the LOC118053097 gene encoding uncharacterized protein — translation MATINKPLKPKPLSKLRSPVLTLILCISTIALLYLFFSLNSTDGFSFSSPKSIRNSVDKPKRQHTIHEKYLYWGNRIDCPGKHCESCEGLGHQESSLRCALEEAMFLNRTFVMPSRMCINPIHNKKGILHHSDNSNSEERWAESSCSMDSLYDMDLISETVPVILDNSKDWYQVLSTSMKLGARGVAHVEGISRVDLKENSHYSNLLLINRTASPLSWFMECKDRNNRSAITLPYSFLPTMAADRLRDAADKIMALLGDYDSIHVRRGDKIKTRDDRFGVSRTLHPHLDRDTRPEFILHRIEKWVPPGRTLFIASNEKTPGFFSPLAVRYKLAYSSNYSMILDPVIENNYELFMIERLILMGAKTFIRTFKEDDTDLSLTIDPKKNTKSWQLPVYTMDEVEQGS, via the exons ATGGCAACCATAAACAAACCACTAAAGCCAAAACCTTTATCAAAGCTCAGATCCCCAGTTCTCACTTTAATACTCTGCATCTCAACCATTGCATtgttatacttgtttttttcactaAATTCCACAGATGGGTTCTCCTTTTCATCTCCAAAATCCATAAGGAACTCTGTAGACAAACCCAAAAGACAACATACCATTCATGAAAAGTACTTGTATTGGGGTAATAGAATTGATTGTCCTGGTAAACATTGTGAGTCTTGTGAAGGTTTGGGTCATCAAGAGTCTAGCCTTAGGTGTGCTCTAGAAGAAGCCATGTTCTTGAATag AACTTTTGTGATGCCTTCAAGGATGTGTATCAATCCAATACACAATAAGAAGGGGATCCTTCATCACTCTGACAATTCAAATTCAGAGGAAAG GTGGGCCGAAAGTTCTTGTTCCATGGACTCTTTGTATGATATGGATCTCATATCTGAAACTGTGCCTGTAATCTTAGACAACTCCAAGGATTGGTATCAGGTATTATCAACAAGTATGAAGTTGGGAGCTAGAGGGGTGGCCCATGTGGAAGGGATTAGTCGAGTTGATCTCAAAGAGAATAGCCACTACTCAAACCTCTTGCTCATTAATCGAACAGCGAGCCCACTTTCATG GTTCATGGAATGCAAAGACCGAAACAACCGTAGTGCTATAACGTTGCCATATTCATTTCTTCCTACAATGGCAGCAGATAGATTAAGGGATGCTGCAGATAAG ATTATGGCACTTCTTGGTGATTATGATTCCATCCATGTTCGTCGAggggataaaataaaaactagggATGACAGATTTGGGGTTTCTCGAACCCTACATCCTCATCTTGACAGGGATACCCGTCCAGAATTTATACTCCATAGGATTGAAAAATGGGTCCCACCTGGACGAACTCTTTTTATTGCTTCAAATGAGAAGACACCGGGATTTTTTTCACCTCTCGCTGTCAG ATATAAATTGGCGTATTCATCTAACTACAGCATGATTCTGGATCCCGTGATTGAGAACAACTATGAATTATTTATGATTGAAAGGCTTATTCTGATGGGTGCCAAAACATTCATTAGAACATTCAAGGAAGATGATACTGACCTCAGCCTAACCATCGATCCAAAGAAGAATACCAAGTCATGGCAATTACCTGTTTATACCATGGATGAAGTAGAGCAAGGAAGCTGA
- the LOC118053083 gene encoding CDPK-related kinase 7 isoform X3 — translation MGLCHGKPVELQQDQSKNNTLSIETDSTKPPNSHTRKNSNFPFYSPSPLSSLFKTSPAVSSVSSTPLRIFKRPFPPPSPAKHIRALLARRHGSAKPNEASIPEGSEIDIGLDKNFGFSKQFASHYELGEEVGRGHFGYTCSAKAKKGSLKGQNVAVKVIPKSKMTTVVAIEDVRREVKILRALTGHKNLVQFYDAYEDDDNVYAIMELCEGGELLDRILSRGGKYSEEDAKTVMVQILSVVAYCHLQGVVHRDLKPENFLFTTKEDNSTLKAIDFGLSDYVKPDERLNDIVGSAYYVAPEVLHRSYGTEADMWSIGVIAYILLCGSRPYWARTESGIFRAVLKADPSFDEAPWPSLSPEAIDFVKRLLNKDYRKRLTAAQALSHPWLANHHDIKIPLDMIVYKLAKAYIYSSSLRKSALRALAKTLTVAQLAFLREQFTLLGPSKNGFISMQNFKRAVIKHSTDAMKDSRVLDYVNMVSSLQYSKLDLKNFCCAISVHQLEGMDCWEQNVRRAYELFEKDGNRPIMFEELSSEMRHSDGKLTFLGFVKLLHGVSSRTFQKA, via the exons ATGGGACTTTGTCATGGAAAACCCGTTGAGCTCCAACAAGACCAATCCAAAAACAACACGCTCTCCATTGAAACAGACTCAACAAAGCCACCAAATTCACACACTAGGAAGAACTCAAACTTCCCTTTTTACAGTCCAAGTCCATTATCTAGTCTCTTCAAGACTTCACCTGCTGTATCAAGTGTAAGCTCCACTCCTTTGAGGATTTTCAAGAGGCCTTTTCCACCTCCTTCCCCTGCAAAGCATATACGTGCATTGCTTGCAAGAAGGCATGGCTCTGCTAAGCCTAATGAAGCTTCAATTCCTGAAGGAAGTGAGATTGATATTGGTTTGGACAAGAATTTTGGGTTTTCTAAGCAGTTTGCAAGTCATTATGAGCTTGGTGAGGAAGTGGGGCGTGGACATTTTGGGTATACTTGCTCTGCGAAGGCGAAGAAAGGAAGCTTGAAAGGCCAGAATGTGGCAGTCAAAGTTATTCCAAAGTCTAAG ATGACCACTGTAGTTGCCATAGAGGATGTGAGACGAGAAGTGAAAATATTACGGGCTCTAACGGGACATAAGAACCTAGTGCAGTTCTACGATGCCTACGAAGACGACGACAATGTCTATGCTATAATGGA GTTGTGCGAAGGTGGCGAATTATTGGATAGGATACTCTCAAG GGGTGGAAAATACTCAGAAGAAGATGCAAAGACCGTTATGGTTCAGATATTAAGTGTGGTTGCCTACTGCCATCTCCAAGGTGTCGTTCATCGTGACCTGAAGCCTGAG AACTTTCTCTTTACCACCAAGGAGGATAATTCCACATTGAAAGCCATTGATTTTGGACTCTCTGACTATGTAAAGCCAG ATGAAAGGTTAAATGATATTGTGGGAAGTGCATATTATGTAGCTCCTGAAGTTCTACACAGATCATATGGAACCGAGGCAGACATGTGGAGTATTGGTGTGATTGCTTATATTCTTCTGTGTGGTAGCCGGCCCTATTGGGCCCGGACAGAATCTGGAATCTTTCGAGCTGTTTTGAAAGCAGATCCAAGCTTTGATGAAGCTCCCTGGCCTTCTTTATCTCCAGAAGCTATTGATTTTGTGAAGAGGCTGTTGAACAAGGACTATCGGAAGAGACTAACAGCTGCTCAGGCTCTGA GTCACCCATGGCTGGCTAATCATCATGACATAAAGATTCCACTGGATATGATTGTATACAAGCTCGCAAAAGcttatatatattcttcttcCCTACGAAAATCTGCTTTGAGG GCTCTGGCGAAGACGTTAACTGTTGCTCAGCTAGCTTTCCTACGGGAACAATTTACATTGTTAGGGCCAAGCAAAAATGGCTTCATTTCTATGCAGAACTTTAAAAGA GCTGTAATAAAGCACTCTACAGATGCCATGAAGGATTCCAGGGTCCTCGATTATGTTAACATGGTAA GTTCTCTTCAATACAGTAAATTGGATTTGAAGAATTTCTGCTGTGCCATAAGTGTGCATCAGCTAGAAGGAATGGATTGTTGGGAGCAAAATGTTAGGCGTGCCTATGAATTGTTTGAGAAAGATGGAAACAGACCCATTATGTTTGAGGAGCTTTCCTCA GAGATGAGACATTCAGATGGTAAATTAACCTTCTTGGGGTTTGTCAAGCTTCTCCATGGAGTTTCTTCACGAACATTTCAGAAGGCTTGA